A region of bacterium DNA encodes the following proteins:
- a CDS encoding alanine--glyoxylate aminotransferase family protein, which yields MSDINLLIPGPTPLPPRVLQAMGQQMTNHRGPTFGRVMAEMLAGLKDVFQTRNDIIPLVCSGTGGLEAAAVNFIAPGDRVLSVNNGHFCERFAEIAETFGARVDRVRAEWGRPVPLEAIAAQIRADANRDYRAVLVTQSETSTGVHNDIKAIRDALGDHPALLMVDAVSSLGAIPLETDAWHVDVVVTGSQKALMSPPGMAFLSVSDRAWAAADRAPTPRFYLDLRRARTEVHRALPSTAFTTAVTVAYAVHEALRLIHEEGLAHVFERHRRIARMVRAGVRGMGLRTLADDAWAVDTVTPTCMPEGIDAVAVGTRAREEYGVLLGRGIGNLEHTIVRIGHLGYTLPEMLLSGLDVLGRTLNDLGHRVPTDKGLAAARQTLETAARR from the coding sequence ACATCAACCTGCTGATCCCCGGGCCGACCCCGCTCCCCCCCCGGGTGCTCCAGGCGATGGGGCAGCAGATGACCAACCACCGGGGCCCCACCTTTGGCCGGGTCATGGCGGAGATGCTTGCCGGCCTGAAGGACGTCTTCCAAACGCGCAACGACATCATCCCGCTCGTGTGTTCGGGAACCGGCGGGCTGGAGGCCGCGGCGGTCAACTTCATCGCGCCGGGTGACCGCGTGCTCTCGGTGAACAACGGGCACTTCTGCGAACGGTTCGCGGAGATCGCCGAGACCTTCGGCGCCCGCGTCGACCGGGTGCGCGCGGAGTGGGGCCGGCCCGTCCCCCTGGAGGCGATCGCCGCACAGATCCGGGCGGACGCCAACCGGGACTACCGCGCGGTGCTCGTCACGCAGAGCGAAACCAGCACCGGGGTGCACAACGACATCAAAGCCATCCGCGACGCGCTGGGGGACCATCCGGCGCTCCTGATGGTGGACGCGGTGAGCAGCCTGGGGGCGATCCCCCTGGAGACGGACGCGTGGCACGTCGATGTCGTCGTCACCGGCTCCCAAAAGGCGCTGATGAGCCCGCCGGGCATGGCGTTCCTCAGCGTGAGCGACCGGGCGTGGGCGGCCGCGGACCGCGCCCCGACCCCGCGGTTCTACCTCGACCTGCGCCGGGCGCGCACGGAGGTCCACAGGGCCCTGCCGAGCACGGCCTTCACCACCGCGGTGACGGTGGCCTACGCCGTCCACGAAGCGCTGCGCCTGATCCACGAAGAAGGATTGGCGCACGTCTTCGAGCGGCACCGCCGGATCGCCCGGATGGTGCGGGCGGGCGTCCGCGGGATGGGGCTCCGCACCCTGGCCGATGACGCCTGGGCCGTGGACACGGTCACACCGACGTGCATGCCGGAGGGCATCGACGCCGTGGCGGTCGGCACCCGGGCACGCGAGGAGTACGGCGTCCTGCTGGGCCGGGGCATCGGGAATCTCGAACACACCATCGTACGGATCGGCCACCTCGGGTATACCCTGCCCGAGATGCTGCTGTCGGGCCTAGACGTGCTCGGACGGACCCTGAACGATCTGGGGCACCGCGTCCCCACCGACAAAGGACTGGCGGCGGCGCGCCAGACGCTCGAGACCGCCGCGCGGCGCTAG